A window of Chitinophaga sp. MM2321 contains these coding sequences:
- a CDS encoding sulfatase-like hydrolase/transferase — translation MAVTGVTATTSIAGQKGAYPQNSGFDDYFLWQVEPVNPDPRYKDPVIYTRDGSKSFQGEYGPDLFAAFAKKFIEKNRDTSFFLYYPMVLTHDPFQATPDSQDFSASKAKDKSSPAYFGSMVAYMDKKVGEIIKTVQEQGISRKTLIIFAGDNGTSPSIISVLDGKEVKGGKGRTTVYGTHVPLIAYWEGVVKPGQVNHNLIDFTDILPTFLETAGKEKPADFHTDGTSFYGQLLNKKNAAKRDWVFCAYDPKWGSFKPATWIQDKQWKLYQTGEFYDLQQDPEEKYAIQTTNLTPREMAGKEKLKQQLLNILQPGR, via the coding sequence GTGGCAGTTACTGGGGTCACAGCAACAACAAGCATCGCAGGACAGAAGGGGGCATATCCTCAAAATAGCGGGTTTGATGATTATTTTCTTTGGCAGGTAGAGCCGGTCAACCCCGATCCACGGTATAAAGACCCGGTTATTTATACCCGCGATGGAAGTAAAAGTTTTCAGGGTGAATATGGGCCGGACCTGTTTGCTGCATTCGCAAAAAAATTCATAGAAAAAAACCGGGATACTTCCTTCTTTCTCTATTATCCAATGGTACTTACCCATGACCCTTTTCAGGCTACTCCCGATAGTCAGGATTTTTCCGCTTCAAAGGCGAAAGATAAAAGTAGTCCCGCCTATTTTGGAAGTATGGTAGCGTATATGGATAAAAAAGTAGGAGAGATTATTAAGACAGTTCAGGAACAAGGTATCAGCCGTAAAACATTAATAATTTTTGCGGGAGACAATGGCACCAGCCCGAGCATCATCTCTGTTTTAGATGGTAAGGAAGTGAAGGGAGGAAAAGGACGCACTACGGTATATGGCACGCATGTGCCGCTCATCGCATACTGGGAAGGTGTCGTTAAACCTGGACAAGTAAATCATAATTTGATTGATTTTACGGATATCCTGCCCACATTTTTAGAAACAGCCGGAAAAGAAAAGCCTGCAGATTTTCATACAGACGGGACTAGCTTTTATGGTCAGTTATTAAACAAAAAAAATGCCGCCAAAAGAGACTGGGTTTTTTGTGCTTATGACCCCAAATGGGGTTCTTTTAAGCCCGCTACCTGGATTCAGGATAAACAGTGGAAACTATACCAAACAGGCGAATTTTATGATCTTCAGCAGGATCCCGAGGAAAAATATGCCATTCAAACTACCAACCTGACCCCACGGGAAATGGCTGGAAAAGAAAAGCTCAAACAACAACTGTTAAACATACTTCAACCCGGAAGATAA
- a CDS encoding Gfo/Idh/MocA family oxidoreductase, which produces MLKKENSNDSPQNSRRNFIRNVGAAAAGFMIVPRHVLGGKGFIAPSDRLVIAGVGAGGKGQSDIANFYKGGKAEIGFLCDVDDRKAATSIANFPKAKYYKDWRELFDKESKNFDAVSVSTPDHNHAIISLSAMQLGKHVYVQKPLTHDIYEARILTEAARRYKVVTQMGNQGASGDGVRQLQEWYDAGIIGEVNTIYCWTNRPVWPQGIPWPSESAAIPKGLDWDLWLGTAPYKDYVDKVVPFNWRGWWDYGTGALGDMACHLMEAPFRVLKLKYPTAVECSVGSVYVNQKQAYYPDSCPPSSHVVMSFESRKGKTPLKLHWMDGGIQPVRPEELEPTEMMGGDGGNGVLFIGTKGKMMCSTYGKDPKLLPLSRNNEVKVKHTIPLVPGGEAGHYTEWVEAAIAGYGKKELSSDFAVAGPLTEAVLMGNLAIRSHSIQRPRADGKGMNYPGRNIKMLWDGANMKITNFDEANQFVKRAYREGWKLTV; this is translated from the coding sequence ATGTTAAAAAAGGAAAATAGCAACGATTCTCCCCAAAATTCGAGACGGAATTTTATTAGAAATGTCGGCGCGGCTGCCGCAGGGTTTATGATTGTTCCGCGTCATGTACTGGGTGGCAAAGGCTTTATTGCACCAAGTGATCGCCTGGTTATCGCTGGGGTGGGCGCCGGCGGAAAGGGGCAATCGGACATTGCGAATTTTTATAAAGGCGGCAAGGCGGAAATAGGTTTTCTATGTGACGTTGACGACAGGAAAGCAGCCACTTCAATCGCTAATTTTCCAAAAGCAAAATATTATAAAGACTGGCGCGAGCTTTTTGATAAAGAATCAAAAAATTTTGACGCAGTGTCTGTATCAACACCGGATCATAACCATGCCATTATCTCTCTTTCCGCCATGCAATTAGGTAAACATGTGTATGTACAAAAACCCCTTACCCATGATATATATGAGGCGCGTATATTAACTGAAGCCGCTCGCCGGTATAAAGTAGTCACCCAGATGGGCAATCAGGGAGCTTCCGGAGATGGCGTGAGACAATTACAGGAATGGTATGACGCCGGCATCATTGGCGAGGTAAATACAATTTATTGCTGGACTAATCGGCCGGTTTGGCCGCAGGGAATCCCCTGGCCTTCTGAAAGTGCGGCGATCCCCAAAGGTCTGGACTGGGATCTATGGCTAGGCACAGCCCCCTATAAAGATTATGTTGACAAAGTAGTGCCTTTTAACTGGCGTGGATGGTGGGATTATGGAACCGGCGCTCTTGGCGATATGGCCTGTCACCTGATGGAAGCGCCTTTCCGTGTATTAAAACTTAAATATCCGACCGCAGTTGAATGTAGCGTTGGAAGTGTATATGTAAATCAAAAACAAGCTTATTATCCGGATAGCTGTCCGCCATCTTCGCATGTTGTCATGAGTTTTGAATCGCGCAAAGGCAAAACACCGCTAAAACTGCATTGGATGGATGGTGGTATTCAGCCCGTACGTCCGGAAGAACTCGAACCAACCGAAATGATGGGCGGCGACGGAGGCAATGGTGTTTTATTCATTGGTACCAAAGGGAAAATGATGTGTAGTACCTACGGAAAGGATCCTAAATTGTTACCACTGTCCCGTAATAATGAAGTGAAGGTAAAGCATACCATTCCTTTAGTGCCTGGTGGAGAAGCCGGACATTATACAGAATGGGTAGAAGCGGCTATTGCAGGCTATGGTAAAAAAGAACTCAGTTCCGACTTTGCCGTGGCTGGTCCGCTTACGGAGGCAGTATTGATGGGTAACCTCGCAATAAGAAGCCATAGTATACAGCGGCCAAGGGCTGACGGTAAAGGAATGAATTATCCCGGCCGCAATATCAAAATGCTGTGGGATGGCGCTAATATGAAGATCACCAACTTTGATGAAGCCAACCAGTTCGTAAAACGCGCATACCGCGAAGGATGGAAGCTGACTGTTTAA